One genomic segment of Catalinimonas alkaloidigena includes these proteins:
- a CDS encoding discoidin domain-containing protein — translation MNSIVTSLLLAVLLSFNQMIMASEISLTNLALDQHTRASSEEEPARAAVDGNPESYWQSAGTVGNHWLEITLDQEYNIDRIVLPLVSGADSLLAEVWKDEKWVMVGSLPNDNPMIAFEPVKTQKIKLRSVRSQPLRIYEVQVFAYDPQPVFVNQLGYDKAKPKRFTAPLAQEGTSFSIVKVGEERALFEGKIYSQLGDFTGFQPEDRGSYQVIVQGEAHIGRSVPFWIADGLIEQASYQPAINFMVDVRCWFGDSQNYSPTDESADCPNLGVAWRDSHQFSFEIPSLLNLYFANPSAFSTERMPVQGMYLGVREELPENTPEIIRLIYWAVDIYLRGEVNHTLLKEQLAYFLYAYPYLDDYIPLTVYEEARDYLFAIWGDEAINRWQWHDIEHNGNLFQVYDFIGTGKGQFPPGHSIVPNLMMYEVAQREGREDAEQYFEAAYAQTKWLLDNLDWQDPRTTKGQRQGEHITLTALTYFLENYPKRAPKGIQEKMESWADEMIRRSENMWDYRRYSNDKWIIPSIRPENDARFDSKTGFNEVGNIAGFPAPALAVAAHLESTQKQARLEEMAIAYVDHIFGRNPSGRHFGFDAVTDFEGVEMGWYKEWQGGAGILQTARGVLDGNPKETTYPYDPYAGDPGHTEGWVTFNTAWNIGLAYLSSNSIALKIYNQDFSEEISKAKQGETIGIALTAPLNFDNSCPEKAEVMLHINNELIPLTLTETGDQSTVFRAEYVLGEALEERELKVSYGYAWHEKQQTIRLR, via the coding sequence ATGAATAGCATAGTCACCAGTCTTCTTTTAGCTGTCTTATTGAGTTTTAATCAGATGATTATGGCGAGTGAGATCAGCCTGACCAATCTGGCCTTGGATCAGCACACCAGGGCTTCCAGTGAGGAAGAACCGGCCAGGGCAGCGGTAGATGGAAATCCTGAGAGTTACTGGCAGTCAGCAGGCACGGTAGGAAATCATTGGCTGGAGATTACCCTGGATCAGGAATACAATATTGACCGTATTGTACTGCCTTTGGTGAGCGGTGCTGATAGTTTGCTGGCTGAAGTATGGAAAGATGAAAAATGGGTGATGGTAGGCAGTCTTCCCAATGACAATCCCATGATCGCTTTTGAGCCGGTAAAAACACAAAAAATCAAGCTGAGAAGTGTGCGAAGCCAGCCGCTCAGGATTTATGAAGTGCAGGTCTTTGCCTATGATCCGCAGCCTGTTTTTGTGAATCAGCTGGGTTATGACAAAGCTAAACCCAAACGCTTTACTGCACCTCTGGCTCAGGAAGGTACTTCTTTTAGTATTGTCAAAGTGGGAGAGGAGCGAGCACTATTTGAAGGTAAAATTTATTCTCAGCTTGGTGATTTTACGGGTTTTCAGCCGGAAGACCGGGGAAGCTACCAAGTGATCGTCCAGGGAGAAGCACATATCGGTAGGTCAGTACCTTTCTGGATTGCCGACGGGCTGATTGAACAGGCCTCTTATCAGCCGGCTATTAATTTTATGGTGGATGTGCGCTGCTGGTTTGGCGACTCCCAGAATTATTCGCCCACTGACGAAAGCGCGGATTGTCCAAACCTGGGCGTAGCCTGGAGGGATAGCCATCAGTTTTCTTTTGAAATTCCCTCTTTGCTCAACCTCTACTTTGCCAATCCTTCAGCCTTTTCCACTGAGCGTATGCCGGTGCAGGGCATGTATCTGGGGGTGAGAGAAGAACTGCCGGAAAATACGCCAGAAATCATCCGGCTGATTTACTGGGCAGTAGATATTTACCTGAGGGGAGAAGTGAACCATACGCTGCTCAAAGAACAACTGGCTTATTTTCTTTATGCCTATCCTTATCTGGATGATTATATTCCTCTTACAGTTTATGAAGAAGCCAGAGACTATCTGTTTGCGATCTGGGGAGATGAAGCGATCAACCGCTGGCAGTGGCACGACATTGAGCATAATGGAAACCTGTTTCAGGTCTATGATTTCATAGGCACCGGAAAAGGGCAGTTTCCTCCCGGACATAGTATTGTGCCTAACCTCATGATGTACGAAGTTGCCCAAAGAGAAGGGAGAGAGGATGCTGAACAATACTTTGAAGCCGCTTATGCCCAGACCAAATGGCTTCTGGACAACCTTGACTGGCAGGACCCACGAACCACCAAAGGACAAAGACAGGGAGAGCATATAACGCTTACCGCTTTAACCTATTTTCTGGAAAACTATCCTAAGCGAGCGCCTAAGGGTATTCAGGAAAAAATGGAAAGCTGGGCAGATGAGATGATTCGCCGCTCCGAAAATATGTGGGACTATCGCCGATACTCGAATGATAAGTGGATTATCCCCAGTATCAGGCCGGAAAATGATGCTAGATTTGATTCAAAAACCGGTTTTAATGAAGTAGGTAACATTGCTGGCTTTCCTGCTCCGGCCCTGGCAGTAGCAGCCCATCTGGAAAGCACTCAAAAGCAAGCCCGCCTGGAAGAAATGGCCATAGCCTATGTAGACCATATATTTGGCAGAAATCCTAGTGGGAGACATTTTGGCTTTGATGCGGTAACTGATTTTGAAGGTGTGGAAATGGGTTGGTACAAAGAATGGCAGGGGGGCGCAGGTATCTTACAAACAGCCCGTGGAGTACTGGATGGCAATCCTAAAGAAACCACTTACCCATACGATCCCTATGCCGGAGATCCTGGTCACACCGAAGGCTGGGTGACTTTCAATACCGCCTGGAACATTGGCCTTGCCTATCTGAGTAGCAACAGCATAGCCCTCAAAATCTACAATCAGGATTTTAGCGAAGAAATCAGCAAAGCTAAGCAGGGAGAGACGATTGGTATAGCGTTGACAGCTCCCCTCAACTTTGACAATAGCTGTCCTGAGAAAGCGGAAGTGATGCTGCATATCAATAACGAACTTATACCGCTCACGCTTACCGAAACAGGAGATCAGTCTACGGTATTCAGGGCTGAATATGTGCTGGGTGAAGCGTTAGAAGAGCGTGAACTGAAAGTAAGCTATGGGTATGCCTGGCATGAAAAACAGCAAACCATCAGGCTAAGATGA
- a CDS encoding sulfatase yields the protein MKKYSSTLLIILLGLFTPWQLKAQTQPMNVLWIIAEDLSPDLKCYGNSLVNTPHLDSLAAHGMRFTEAFSAAPVCSPSRTAFATGMYQTSIGAYHMRYPEELLPELSEGIKTVAQIVNEQGYTSANIKDVPGKGKIDWMFKHEPGEHFNAEHWQEIAEKNEPFFAQVSLGLTHRPFEEPQPGQFDLDKISIPPYYPDHTVSRKDFAGYYASIEKLDEQVGMVLDSLKKYGLDENTAIIFFSDHGRPMTRGKNYHYDSGLRVPLIISLPPDKSIEGYTEGQTSDQLHSLIDVTATSLKLMQIPRTEYEFMQGRVFLGEHQEEESAYVFSASNRIGGTDFRSRSVRSENFRYTRNYHHDFSVNSSATAYRKQMHPIYHLLNIMHEQGTLTPAQEALVEDMPYEELYELKNDPYETVNLIEQEEYAQELSQLRKALDDWIKETSDQGLGEDNDEIKAAFQQYHDASHNSRKEKIEQLHQEVLHAVSRE from the coding sequence ATGAAAAAATATAGTAGTACCCTATTAATTATTTTGCTGGGCTTATTCACCCCTTGGCAACTAAAGGCACAGACACAGCCCATGAATGTGTTGTGGATCATTGCCGAGGACTTATCTCCCGATCTGAAATGCTATGGAAATAGTCTGGTCAATACTCCGCATCTGGATAGTCTGGCGGCGCATGGGATGCGATTTACTGAGGCTTTTTCGGCAGCTCCGGTTTGTTCTCCCAGCCGAACGGCTTTTGCCACTGGCATGTACCAGACATCCATAGGAGCGTATCATATGCGCTATCCTGAGGAGTTGCTTCCCGAGCTGTCTGAAGGTATCAAGACAGTTGCCCAGATTGTAAATGAGCAGGGCTATACCAGTGCCAATATCAAGGATGTGCCGGGCAAAGGAAAAATAGACTGGATGTTCAAGCATGAGCCGGGCGAGCATTTCAATGCGGAGCATTGGCAGGAGATTGCTGAAAAGAACGAACCTTTTTTTGCACAAGTCTCTTTGGGATTGACCCACCGACCTTTTGAAGAACCTCAGCCCGGACAGTTTGATCTGGATAAAATTTCTATCCCGCCCTATTATCCTGATCATACTGTAAGCAGGAAAGATTTTGCCGGTTACTATGCCAGCATTGAAAAACTGGATGAGCAGGTAGGGATGGTACTGGATAGCCTGAAAAAGTACGGGCTGGATGAAAATACGGCTATCATTTTCTTTTCCGATCATGGCCGTCCGATGACCAGAGGCAAAAATTACCATTATGATTCCGGCCTTAGAGTTCCCCTGATCATTTCACTGCCTCCCGACAAAAGTATAGAAGGCTATACTGAAGGGCAGACTTCTGATCAACTGCATAGCCTGATAGATGTCACCGCAACTAGCCTGAAGTTGATGCAAATACCACGTACAGAATATGAATTTATGCAGGGCAGAGTTTTTCTGGGTGAACATCAGGAGGAAGAGAGTGCATACGTTTTTAGTGCAAGCAACCGAATTGGTGGTACAGATTTCAGAAGCAGAAGTGTGCGAAGCGAAAACTTTCGCTACACCCGCAACTACCATCATGATTTTTCAGTGAATAGCTCGGCTACTGCTTACCGTAAGCAGATGCATCCTATTTACCATCTGCTCAACATCATGCATGAGCAGGGAACATTGACACCTGCGCAGGAAGCGCTGGTAGAAGATATGCCTTATGAAGAATTGTATGAGCTGAAAAACGACCCTTATGAAACAGTCAACTTGATTGAGCAGGAGGAGTACGCTCAGGAGCTGTCTCAATTAAGAAAAGCACTTGACGACTGGATCAAAGAGACCAGTGATCAGGGGCTGGGAGAAGATAATGATGAGATCAAAGCAGCCTTTCAGCAGTATCACGATGCGTCGCACAACAGCAGAAAAGAAAAAATTGAACAACTACATCAGGAGGTGCTTCATGCAGTTAGCAGGGAATAA
- a CDS encoding arylsulfatase, translating into MRRTTAEKKKLNNYIRRCFMQLAGNNIFQRFCLGILALLFFASCQEGEERAERPNIVVILADDMGYSDLGSMGSEIATPNLDALAKDGLLFTNFYNTSRCCPSRASLLTGLYQHRAGVGAMNHDLGTPSYQGFLNDKCVTIAEVLKENGYHTIMSGKWHVGDERSQWPDQRGFQDFYGIPKGGGLYFYPSEFIDRPIFRNSEQVFPEPESYYSTDNFTDEAIQFIKNGKEKDHPFFLYLAYIAPHYPLQAWPEDIAKYEGVYTEGYETIRQRRFARQKELGIIPADLDLSPSDFQSWDSLQNKSEEARKMAVYAAQVDRMDQNIGKLIQALKEEGKMNNTLILFLSDNGACAEDVNRSPEAEVGGADSFVAYGQNWANVSNTPYRLYKSMTHEGGIRTPLIAHWPNGIKGEGQIIRQVAHINDILPTCLAVAGAEYPEIYEGREVIAYDGNSFAGIFAQVNDSEKNKTASEDALYWEHIGNQAIREEDWKLVKRGKQSWELYDLSQDPTELNDLSLSYPEKASSMEMRWQHWADSVGVMERSK; encoded by the coding sequence ATGCGTCGCACAACAGCAGAAAAGAAAAAATTGAACAACTACATCAGGAGGTGCTTCATGCAGTTAGCAGGGAATAACATATTTCAGAGATTCTGTCTGGGAATCCTTGCCCTGCTCTTCTTCGCATCCTGTCAGGAAGGGGAAGAAAGGGCGGAACGTCCCAATATTGTAGTGATTCTGGCCGATGATATGGGGTATTCAGACCTGGGTAGTATGGGTAGTGAAATTGCTACACCTAATCTGGATGCGCTGGCTAAAGATGGTTTATTATTCACAAACTTCTACAATACCTCCCGCTGCTGTCCGTCCCGTGCCAGTCTGCTCACCGGCCTGTATCAGCATAGAGCGGGGGTAGGAGCGATGAACCATGATCTGGGCACCCCTTCTTACCAGGGTTTTCTGAATGACAAATGTGTGACCATCGCGGAAGTGCTCAAAGAAAATGGTTACCATACCATCATGTCCGGTAAGTGGCATGTGGGAGATGAAAGGTCACAGTGGCCTGACCAAAGAGGATTTCAGGATTTTTATGGTATCCCCAAAGGAGGAGGTTTGTATTTTTATCCTTCTGAATTTATAGACCGACCCATTTTTAGAAATAGTGAGCAGGTTTTCCCTGAGCCGGAAAGCTACTACTCTACCGACAACTTTACTGATGAGGCCATCCAATTCATAAAAAACGGGAAGGAAAAAGACCATCCCTTCTTTCTCTATCTGGCCTATATTGCTCCGCATTATCCTTTACAAGCCTGGCCGGAAGACATTGCCAAGTATGAAGGGGTTTATACAGAAGGATATGAAACTATCCGCCAGAGAAGGTTTGCCAGACAAAAGGAGTTAGGCATTATACCCGCTGATCTGGATTTATCACCTTCAGATTTTCAGTCCTGGGATAGCCTGCAAAATAAAAGTGAGGAAGCCAGAAAAATGGCGGTGTATGCTGCCCAGGTAGATAGGATGGATCAGAATATTGGCAAACTGATACAAGCTTTGAAAGAAGAAGGGAAAATGAATAATACCCTCATCCTGTTTCTTTCCGACAATGGGGCCTGTGCGGAAGATGTGAACCGCTCCCCCGAGGCTGAAGTAGGAGGGGCAGATTCCTTTGTGGCCTACGGACAAAACTGGGCCAATGTGAGCAATACACCCTATCGTCTTTACAAGAGCATGACGCATGAAGGGGGGATAAGAACTCCACTCATCGCCCATTGGCCAAACGGAATTAAAGGTGAGGGACAAATTATCAGGCAGGTAGCCCACATTAATGATATTCTACCTACCTGTCTGGCAGTAGCGGGAGCCGAGTATCCTGAAATTTATGAGGGAAGAGAAGTCATAGCCTATGATGGAAATAGCTTTGCTGGAATATTCGCGCAGGTAAATGATAGTGAAAAAAATAAGACTGCTTCAGAAGATGCACTGTATTGGGAGCATATTGGTAACCAGGCCATACGGGAAGAAGATTGGAAACTGGTGAAGAGAGGAAAGCAGTCATGGGAGCTCTATGACTTGTCTCAGGACCCTACTGAATTGAATGACCTGAGTCTGTCCTATCCGGAAAAAGCTTCCAGTATGGAAATGCGCTGGCAACACTGGGCGGATAGCGTAGGTGTAATGGAAAGATCAAAATAA
- a CDS encoding TIM-barrel domain-containing protein: MRQQHFLIWILLLLSFAFACEQKTNERITENEDHILVNTENYQLVIQKGGFRYEISNASGEVLAAAHPLSGLQISADSLESGNVVSTQLSWESGDQLTFTVETENGLTADVNLSLAPHHFKLGVSPQQQGNYTIVARTQGVTPAYGLADHAAHGNGQWDKDVRASTDLTGFEMNPLHGHRMVSNFAIFPQQGLAQVNIEPGDKLVRFTEEENAQGSIGVAEMPAFYYFIGSPKAIYKDFLEVRNEEGYPVYKPKYEWFGVGWEAFGALAWNTNHETVTKNVNQYLELGYPLRWMVVGSGFWPSSSGEFDEHGTPYGSDSESEEAKVLQATTSFGMWDSQLYPNPKEMIDYFHDQGLIFTIGLRIGFIPGGSFTGEGLENDYFIQDAEGNPKLFKAGFPEPDIYLIDAQNPAAVDWYVKLCQKWMDFGVDGFKEDLFGYPQSLPDDLIDPINRALMDKGVYIMGRNNYLGSPADIHRYNDFNYNQPQDRGPLNGLAYAYAGFPYVYPDIIGGTGLATGRFGDEPQEQLRVYLMRYAQYAAVNPSMSYGYGPWQFDKETNAVALEAAQLHERLLPYIYDAALDAYETGYPYPMTPMPVAYPEDEQVYHLADTSRRSYQWMIGESLLATPLFGDDYATAEGRDIYLPEGKWMDYDSGETFEGPTTLEDYPLPIGKTPLFVGGKGIVIELKDGVLKARVYPIAQETEMIFTDKDGETQSTISIVSPDWENAKILNTTSGEEVAFEEINHAMEFTLNPGESYRVE; this comes from the coding sequence ATGAGACAGCAACATTTTCTAATATGGATTTTACTTCTTCTAAGCTTTGCTTTCGCCTGTGAGCAAAAGACTAATGAACGAATCACGGAAAATGAAGATCATATACTCGTCAATACAGAAAATTATCAGCTAGTCATTCAGAAGGGAGGCTTTCGGTATGAAATCAGCAATGCCAGTGGTGAAGTTTTAGCCGCAGCCCATCCGCTTTCAGGTTTGCAAATTTCTGCTGATAGCCTGGAAAGTGGAAATGTAGTAAGTACACAACTGAGCTGGGAGAGTGGAGACCAACTCACGTTCACCGTAGAGACTGAAAACGGCCTGACCGCCGATGTGAATCTTAGTTTGGCCCCCCATCATTTTAAGCTGGGCGTATCTCCCCAGCAGCAGGGTAATTATACCATCGTAGCAAGAACGCAAGGTGTTACTCCTGCCTATGGGTTAGCCGATCATGCTGCCCATGGAAATGGCCAGTGGGATAAAGATGTACGCGCCTCTACCGACCTTACCGGCTTTGAGATGAACCCCCTGCACGGCCATCGTATGGTCAGTAACTTTGCTATTTTCCCCCAACAGGGACTGGCACAGGTCAATATTGAGCCGGGCGATAAACTGGTGAGGTTTACGGAAGAAGAAAACGCACAGGGCTCTATTGGCGTAGCCGAGATGCCTGCTTTCTACTACTTTATCGGTTCGCCAAAAGCGATTTACAAAGATTTTCTGGAAGTGCGCAATGAAGAAGGCTATCCGGTGTATAAACCTAAATACGAATGGTTTGGCGTGGGCTGGGAGGCCTTCGGGGCTCTGGCCTGGAATACCAATCATGAAACTGTCACCAAGAACGTAAACCAGTATCTTGAATTAGGCTATCCCCTCCGCTGGATGGTGGTAGGTTCCGGCTTCTGGCCCAGCAGCAGTGGTGAGTTTGACGAGCATGGCACCCCTTATGGTTCAGATTCGGAATCAGAAGAAGCCAAGGTGCTGCAGGCAACCACTAGCTTTGGCATGTGGGATTCGCAGCTTTATCCTAATCCTAAGGAGATGATTGATTATTTCCATGATCAGGGGCTGATCTTTACCATCGGATTGAGAATTGGTTTTATTCCCGGAGGGTCCTTTACCGGGGAAGGTCTGGAAAATGATTATTTCATCCAGGACGCGGAAGGCAATCCCAAATTATTCAAAGCCGGTTTCCCCGAGCCGGATATTTATCTGATTGACGCACAGAATCCCGCAGCAGTAGACTGGTATGTAAAGCTCTGCCAGAAGTGGATGGATTTTGGGGTGGATGGTTTCAAAGAAGATCTATTTGGCTATCCCCAATCTTTACCTGATGATTTGATTGACCCCATAAACAGAGCCTTGATGGATAAAGGTGTATATATCATGGGCAGAAATAATTACCTGGGTTCCCCCGCTGATATTCACCGTTACAATGATTTTAATTATAATCAGCCGCAGGATCGTGGCCCGCTCAACGGCCTGGCTTATGCCTATGCGGGCTTTCCTTATGTATACCCTGACATCATAGGCGGTACAGGGCTGGCTACCGGTAGATTTGGCGATGAACCCCAAGAGCAATTACGGGTATATCTGATGCGCTATGCCCAGTATGCAGCCGTAAATCCTTCCATGTCCTACGGTTATGGTCCCTGGCAGTTTGATAAAGAGACCAATGCAGTAGCTTTGGAAGCTGCCCAACTGCATGAGCGCCTGCTTCCCTATATCTATGATGCCGCTTTAGATGCTTATGAAACCGGCTATCCCTATCCCATGACACCCATGCCTGTTGCTTATCCTGAAGATGAGCAGGTATACCATCTGGCAGATACCAGTCGCCGGAGTTATCAGTGGATGATAGGCGAGTCCTTACTGGCTACGCCTCTCTTTGGAGATGATTATGCTACTGCTGAAGGACGGGATATCTATTTACCTGAGGGAAAATGGATGGATTATGACAGCGGAGAGACCTTTGAAGGTCCTACGACACTGGAAGATTACCCTTTACCCATCGGTAAAACGCCTTTGTTTGTTGGCGGCAAAGGTATCGTAATAGAATTAAAAGATGGGGTGCTGAAAGCCAGAGTCTATCCCATTGCGCAGGAAACAGAAATGATTTTTACCGATAAAGACGGAGAAACCCAGAGTACGATCAGCATTGTAAGCCCCGACTGGGAAAATGCTAAAATCCTCAATACGACCAGTGGGGAAGAAGTAGCGTTTGAGGAAATCAATCATGCTATGGAGTTCACCTTGAATCCGGGTGAATCTTATCGGGTGGAATAA
- a CDS encoding glycoside hydrolase family 2 TIM barrel-domain containing protein, whose protein sequence is MEKYHRTILRITLTFLLISFGGVLLALAQSEYRHSLNGEWSFKTDLYNQGEKENWYQSEVDLAGWDEMEVPGNWDVKNEYADYVGKAWYTHDFNVNESWENKNVRIYFESVYNDAQLWINGKKVGEHHVGFLPFWFDINSYLKFGERNRITLQVDNTFKRGAIWNWGGIRRPVWLEVTEPVRLEYQHITAMPDLEQGTAEVSIKAKISNLSEQAQTVNLLASVLKDGRQIWKGDALTVSLSPDSEEEVNMSFSMTEEQLQLWHFNHPELYFCQLILQQDNKSIHRLTDRFGVRKIEVKGETLLLNGEAIRSVGFNLVPEDRTTGNALPLWRIRQDVDMMKSLGANMARLSHLPLPKDFLDYLDEKGIMTFEEVSLWGKDEMVDPEHPLPQYWLDKMVEVKYNHPSVIGWSIGNEIGFVDRNPKVMEYVEGAIQRAKALDPTRLAIYVSHSASAQEDDPVKYADMIMFNSYGAWGARAEKVNQLHPGKPIFMAEYGHNLNDENLNEAHIEAAEMLDEFRGKEYMAGVSLWTFNDYRSFWKANESWTTPPSQNRTWGVVDVFRQKKRPHYAFKREYAPVKDMTVKMNGNEVTVSIMPRNRLDIPAYTLRDYTLVWKLVQKSGEVVEGGIIGLPEIKPDGSLLHRGFSWEEGDQSAFGLRVELLDPQSYSVRDTTIYFAAPETPEIRIVHTADEEARVVFTPVEGASGYKIVYGKDGLDQESPLTINDYMDIQNLDKLARYQFAVVAVNNAGESEASTAVQAQLDEDELPPIIRATIPFDDHFFIGYSVDRLDYMYEIEYGTEPGEYSQRIGLRNVGVCQLPNLVPGETYYYRMRSRKQWGFASEWTHEVEVKLKGGEEKESIALQGVLRDADQAVLVFEPEDRAVGYLVSYREKNKRDWSTKALNASQIRHILIPELKKNKAYTFTLEALFEQQPLTQDTDALGK, encoded by the coding sequence ATGGAAAAGTACCATAGAACTATATTACGCATTACCCTAACCTTTCTTCTCATCAGTTTTGGTGGAGTATTGTTAGCGCTTGCCCAGTCTGAGTACCGACATTCTCTTAATGGTGAATGGTCTTTTAAAACGGATTTATACAATCAGGGTGAAAAAGAGAACTGGTACCAAAGTGAAGTTGATTTAGCCGGCTGGGACGAGATGGAAGTACCGGGAAACTGGGATGTGAAAAATGAATATGCCGATTATGTAGGGAAGGCCTGGTATACACATGATTTCAATGTGAATGAGAGTTGGGAAAATAAAAATGTGCGTATTTACTTTGAGTCAGTCTACAATGATGCGCAGCTCTGGATCAACGGTAAAAAAGTAGGGGAGCATCATGTAGGCTTTTTACCCTTTTGGTTTGATATCAATAGCTATCTGAAGTTTGGTGAGAGAAACCGAATCACTTTGCAGGTAGATAATACCTTCAAACGGGGAGCCATCTGGAACTGGGGAGGTATCAGACGACCTGTATGGCTGGAAGTCACCGAGCCGGTAAGGCTGGAATACCAGCATATCACAGCCATGCCTGATCTGGAGCAAGGTACTGCGGAGGTGAGTATCAAAGCTAAAATCTCCAATTTAAGCGAGCAAGCACAAACCGTAAACCTGCTGGCAAGTGTGCTGAAAGATGGGCGGCAAATATGGAAGGGAGATGCGCTTACCGTGAGCCTGTCACCGGACAGTGAAGAGGAAGTGAATATGAGCTTTAGCATGACTGAGGAACAACTTCAGCTTTGGCACTTTAACCATCCTGAGTTATACTTCTGCCAGCTCATTTTACAACAGGATAATAAAAGCATTCACCGCCTTACGGATCGCTTTGGCGTGAGAAAGATAGAGGTAAAAGGGGAAACGCTGCTCTTGAATGGAGAAGCGATTCGTAGCGTAGGTTTTAACCTTGTTCCCGAAGACCGCACTACAGGAAACGCACTACCGCTCTGGCGCATCAGGCAGGACGTGGACATGATGAAATCTCTGGGGGCTAATATGGCGCGACTGAGTCACCTGCCTCTACCTAAGGATTTTCTGGATTATCTGGATGAAAAGGGCATCATGACTTTTGAAGAAGTCTCCCTTTGGGGTAAAGATGAAATGGTGGATCCTGAGCATCCCCTGCCCCAATACTGGTTGGATAAGATGGTTGAGGTAAAATATAATCACCCCTCAGTCATCGGGTGGAGTATAGGTAACGAAATTGGTTTCGTTGACAGGAATCCCAAAGTGATGGAATATGTTGAAGGTGCCATCCAGCGTGCCAAAGCCCTTGATCCTACCCGTTTAGCCATCTATGTGTCTCATTCCGCTTCTGCTCAGGAAGATGATCCGGTAAAATACGCAGACATGATTATGTTCAACAGCTATGGAGCTTGGGGAGCAAGGGCAGAGAAAGTAAACCAACTGCATCCTGGCAAACCCATCTTCATGGCAGAGTATGGTCATAACCTGAATGATGAAAATCTGAACGAAGCCCATATTGAGGCTGCTGAAATGCTTGATGAGTTCAGAGGTAAGGAATACATGGCAGGCGTTTCTCTCTGGACTTTCAATGACTACCGTAGCTTCTGGAAAGCCAATGAAAGCTGGACGACCCCGCCATCGCAAAACCGAACCTGGGGCGTGGTAGATGTCTTCCGTCAGAAAAAGCGGCCCCATTATGCTTTCAAAAGAGAGTATGCACCGGTTAAGGATATGACTGTAAAAATGAATGGAAATGAAGTTACTGTGTCTATTATGCCTCGTAATAGATTGGACATACCTGCTTATACTTTAAGAGACTACACACTGGTTTGGAAGCTAGTGCAAAAGTCGGGTGAAGTAGTGGAAGGTGGCATAATCGGTTTACCTGAAATCAAGCCGGATGGTTCTCTCCTGCATAGAGGTTTTTCATGGGAAGAAGGTGATCAGTCTGCCTTTGGCCTGCGGGTAGAACTGCTGGATCCTCAATCTTATTCTGTGCGGGATACGACGATCTATTTTGCTGCTCCTGAAACACCTGAAATCCGCATCGTGCATACGGCTGATGAAGAAGCAAGAGTAGTGTTTACTCCCGTAGAGGGAGCGAGTGGATATAAAATAGTATACGGAAAAGATGGGTTGGATCAGGAAAGCCCGCTCACCATCAATGATTACATGGATATCCAAAATCTGGATAAACTGGCCCGCTACCAATTCGCGGTGGTAGCAGTCAATAATGCCGGTGAAAGTGAAGCTTCTACCGCGGTGCAAGCCCAACTGGACGAAGATGAGTTGCCACCAATTATCCGGGCTACTATTCCTTTTGATGACCACTTTTTTATTGGCTATTCGGTAGACAGGCTGGACTACATGTACGAAATTGAATATGGTACTGAGCCGGGAGAATATAGCCAGCGCATAGGATTACGCAATGTAGGCGTATGTCAGCTGCCTAATTTAGTGCCGGGAGAGACATATTATTACCGCATGCGCAGCCGTAAGCAGTGGGGCTTCGCCAGTGAATGGACGCATGAGGTGGAGGTAAAATTAAAAGGAGGTGAAGAAAAAGAAAGCATAGCGCTCCAAGGTGTACTCAGGGACGCTGATCAAGCTGTACTTGTATTTGAGCCGGAAGATAGAGCCGTTGGATATCTGGTGAGTTATCGGGAAAAAAATAAACGGGATTGGTCAACAAAAGCCTTGAATGCTTCCCAGATAAGACATATCCTTATACCAGAGCTGAAGAAAAATAAAGCCTATACTTTTACATTGGAAGCCTTATTTGAACAGCAGCCCCTTACTCAAGACACTGATGCGTTAGGAAAATGA